The following coding sequences lie in one Polluticoccus soli genomic window:
- a CDS encoding trigger factor, which yields MATVTRENIGNLHEKITVKLAKEDYLPSFEKSLKQYAKTANVPGFRKGMVPAGMVKKMYGQSIFSDEVLRTAGSKLEDYLKNEKVAIFAQPMVMPSETPIRLDMNAPSDVDFTFEIGLKPDFEIAPLKGKPALTKYKVAVSDKMLEDEIERVKRRYGKAEDQESVTNKDNIIYCKYEACDADGNVLPEANMVEDTALLEKYPAKLQDMLMGKKAEDTLVIQPASVCTEEELAGFMKDPLKQGVEAANNYYKLTLTKVAQLIPAELGEALYSQLFPNDEIKDEAAFKERIRTELSREYDRISNERLHNEIYELLVHQTPLQLPVDFLKRWMREGGDKPKSEADVEKEFGGFDHQLRWTLISDKLIQDNDINVTREEVLEDLKGRVLAYFGMSVEDAADAPWLDGYMQKVLKDDKTMDETYRRILFDRLFKHLEGQFSLAEQEISEEEFFKLPDAHAAHHHHH from the coding sequence ATGGCTACGGTAACACGTGAAAATATCGGCAACCTGCACGAAAAGATCACCGTAAAACTTGCTAAGGAAGATTACCTCCCCTCTTTCGAAAAATCTCTGAAACAATACGCCAAAACTGCTAACGTACCGGGTTTCCGTAAGGGTATGGTGCCTGCAGGCATGGTAAAGAAAATGTACGGCCAGTCTATCTTCAGCGATGAAGTACTGCGTACTGCCGGCAGCAAGCTGGAAGATTACCTGAAGAACGAAAAGGTAGCCATCTTCGCTCAGCCAATGGTAATGCCTAGCGAAACGCCAATACGCCTGGATATGAATGCTCCAAGCGATGTTGACTTCACTTTCGAGATCGGTCTGAAGCCTGACTTCGAGATCGCTCCGCTGAAAGGCAAACCAGCGCTGACCAAATACAAAGTAGCTGTATCAGACAAAATGCTGGAAGATGAGATCGAGCGCGTAAAACGTCGCTACGGTAAAGCCGAAGACCAGGAGTCTGTAACAAACAAAGACAACATCATCTACTGCAAATACGAAGCTTGCGATGCTGATGGCAACGTACTGCCTGAGGCCAACATGGTAGAAGACACTGCACTGCTGGAAAAATACCCTGCTAAACTGCAAGATATGCTGATGGGCAAAAAAGCTGAGGACACCCTGGTTATCCAGCCTGCAAGCGTTTGCACTGAAGAAGAACTGGCTGGCTTCATGAAAGACCCGCTGAAACAAGGTGTAGAAGCTGCCAACAACTACTACAAACTGACGCTGACCAAAGTAGCACAGCTGATACCTGCTGAACTAGGTGAAGCACTGTACTCACAGTTGTTCCCTAACGACGAGATCAAAGACGAAGCTGCTTTCAAAGAGCGCATCCGCACTGAGCTGAGCCGCGAATACGACCGCATCAGCAACGAGCGTCTGCACAACGAAATATACGAACTGCTGGTACACCAGACTCCGCTGCAACTGCCTGTTGACTTCCTGAAACGTTGGATGCGTGAAGGTGGCGACAAGCCAAAGAGCGAAGCTGATGTAGAAAAAGAATTCGGCGGCTTTGATCACCAGCTGCGCTGGACGCTGATATCAGACAAACTGATCCAGGACAACGACATCAACGTTACCCGCGAAGAAGTACTGGAAGATCTCAAAGGTCGCGTACTGGCTTACTTCGGTATGAGCGTTGAAGATGCAGCTGATGCACCATGGCTGGACGGCTATATGCAGAAAGTGCTGAAAGACGACAAAACAATGGATGAGACTTACCGTCGTATCCTGTTCGACAGGTTGTTCAAACACCTGGAAGGACAATTCAGCCTGGCTGAGCAAGAAATATCAGAAGAAGAGTTCTTCAAACTTCCTGATGCACACGCTGCTCACCACCATCATCACTAG
- a CDS encoding DUF6265 family protein encodes MKRLLPLLLPVLLLTACSDEIAQTASGTEEHVIDRRINNVRWMLGEWVKEMPNGVFVEKWQEETDTSYIGEGTFTTNNGDVMFSEKLRLEQRGDELWYIPTVANQNNAQPVLFKETKIVDNEAVFENPEHDFPQRIIYKRTSDSTLYARIEGKQGGQDAKEEFNFKKKNR; translated from the coding sequence ATGAAACGACTACTACCCCTGTTGTTACCGGTATTGCTGCTTACAGCCTGTTCTGATGAGATCGCACAAACCGCTTCGGGAACTGAGGAGCATGTTATAGATCGCCGCATCAATAATGTGCGCTGGATGCTCGGGGAATGGGTAAAGGAAATGCCCAACGGCGTTTTCGTTGAGAAGTGGCAGGAAGAAACAGACACATCCTATATAGGAGAAGGCACGTTTACAACTAACAATGGGGATGTGATGTTTTCGGAAAAGCTTCGGCTGGAGCAACGTGGTGATGAACTGTGGTATATTCCAACAGTAGCTAATCAGAACAACGCTCAACCGGTGTTGTTTAAAGAAACGAAGATCGTAGACAATGAAGCGGTTTTCGAAAATCCCGAACACGACTTCCCGCAACGCATCATTTATAAACGAACATCGGATAGCACGCTGTATGCACGAATAGAAGGCAAGCAGGGCGGGCAGGACGCGAAAGAAGAATTCAACTTTAAGAAGAAGAACCGATAA
- a CDS encoding GlsB/YeaQ/YmgE family stress response membrane protein → MGVLAWIIFGLIAGLIAKAIHPGKDPGGWILTIIIGIIGAVIGGWIGMALGWGDVNGFSFRSFLLAIGGSILLLVILRMIRGKDVVH, encoded by the coding sequence ATGGGCGTGTTAGCGTGGATAATTTTCGGACTTATAGCAGGACTTATTGCCAAAGCAATTCATCCAGGCAAAGATCCGGGTGGTTGGATCCTGACGATCATTATCGGTATCATAGGTGCGGTAATAGGTGGATGGATCGGTATGGCGCTGGGTTGGGGAGATGTGAATGGATTTTCTTTCCGCAGCTTTCTGCTGGCCATAGGTGGTTCTATACTCCTGCTGGTGATTCTGAGAATGATCAGAGGAAAAGACGTAGTGCATTAA
- a CDS encoding cob(I)yrinic acid a,c-diamide adenosyltransferase: MAFKIYTKTGDKGSTSLIGGVRVPKSHIRIEAYGTVDELNSYLGMVNDTAANEKISGWLREIQDRLFTVGSVLATNPDKEVKMKLPDVHAEDVSWLEQRIDEMNEVLPEMRSFIIPSGQFAASTCHVARCICRRAERICVHMQQDEEVIPELIIQYLNRLSDFLFVLARYIAHINGVEDLPWRARV, translated from the coding sequence ATGGCATTCAAGATATACACTAAAACAGGCGATAAGGGCAGCACCAGTCTTATAGGCGGCGTGCGTGTGCCTAAGAGTCACATACGCATAGAAGCATACGGTACGGTTGATGAACTGAACTCCTACCTTGGTATGGTGAATGATACTGCGGCCAACGAAAAAATAAGCGGCTGGCTGCGCGAGATACAGGACAGGCTATTTACTGTTGGTTCTGTGCTGGCTACCAATCCTGATAAGGAAGTAAAGATGAAATTGCCGGATGTGCATGCAGAAGACGTGAGCTGGCTGGAGCAGCGTATAGACGAGATGAATGAAGTGCTGCCAGAAATGCGTTCGTTCATTATACCAAGTGGACAATTTGCAGCTTCTACTTGCCACGTGGCGCGTTGTATATGCCGCAGGGCAGAGCGTATTTGCGTCCACATGCAGCAAGATGAGGAAGTAATACCAGAACTGATCATACAATACCTGAACCGTCTGTCGGATTTCCTGTTTGTGCTGGCACGTTATATCGCCCACATCAATGGTGTGGAAGATCTGCCGTGGCGCGCAAGGGTGTAA
- a CDS encoding ABC transporter ATP-binding protein, with product MKEIIRLADIRKSYFLGRQELPVLKGIDLLISQNEYVALMGPSGSGKSTLMNIIGCLDTPTAGQYVLNGKDVSRMDDDELADARNNEIGFVFQQFNLLPRLTAWENVALPLIYAGVGKKEREDRAREMLNKVGLAERAHHKPNELSGGQSQRVAIARALINNPSLILADEPTGNLDTKTSVEIMELFSQIQSSGNTVVLVTHEEDIANYTHRIVRIRDGVVESDKRHEMTKEKLT from the coding sequence ATGAAAGAGATCATCCGCCTGGCCGATATCAGGAAGAGTTATTTTCTCGGTCGGCAGGAATTGCCGGTACTGAAAGGCATCGACCTGCTCATCTCCCAGAACGAATATGTGGCACTGATGGGGCCCTCGGGTTCGGGCAAGTCGACCCTGATGAACATCATAGGATGCCTGGATACACCAACCGCCGGGCAATATGTACTGAATGGCAAGGACGTGAGCAGGATGGATGACGATGAGCTGGCAGATGCCCGCAACAATGAGATCGGTTTCGTGTTCCAGCAGTTCAACCTGCTGCCCAGGCTGACGGCATGGGAGAATGTAGCACTACCACTGATATATGCAGGAGTGGGCAAGAAAGAACGTGAAGACAGGGCGAGGGAGATGCTGAACAAAGTAGGACTGGCAGAGCGCGCGCACCACAAACCCAATGAACTATCTGGTGGACAAAGCCAGCGTGTGGCCATTGCAAGAGCGCTCATCAATAATCCATCGTTGATATTGGCCGATGAACCTACGGGTAACCTCGATACCAAAACATCGGTAGAGATCATGGAGTTGTTCAGCCAGATACAATCGAGTGGTAACACAGTAGTGTTGGTAACGCACGAAGAAGATATAGCGAACTATACCCACCGCATAGTGAGGATAAGAGACGGTGTGGTGGAGAGTGATAAGCGGCATGAAATGACGAAAGAAAAACTTACTTAA
- the ispE gene encoding 4-(cytidine 5'-diphospho)-2-C-methyl-D-erythritol kinase: protein MVRFPNCKINLGLYITNRHADGYHDLETVFYPVPFRDALEIVPAKDKASIHLSGRTVAGDSTDNLVWKAYQMLKEKFPQQVGELDIYLHKAIPMGAGLGGGSADGAFMLQLLSDHFKIGLTDAQLVDTALQLGSDCPFFIYNTPQFAKGRGEQMTPINLDLSGFSLLLICPSVHVSTGKAFQMITPRPAPFDLRELDKLPVIEWKDNITNDFEAPIFEQHPELAAIKQQLYTGGAVYASMSGSGSTIFGLFPKGRKTGIITSLDYESFYVE from the coding sequence ATGGTTCGCTTCCCCAATTGCAAGATCAATCTTGGCCTCTACATCACCAACCGCCATGCCGATGGTTACCACGACCTCGAAACGGTATTCTACCCTGTTCCTTTCCGCGATGCATTAGAAATAGTGCCTGCGAAGGACAAAGCATCTATCCACCTGAGTGGGCGCACGGTGGCGGGAGACAGCACAGACAATCTTGTCTGGAAAGCGTACCAGATGCTGAAGGAAAAATTTCCACAGCAGGTTGGCGAGCTGGACATCTACCTGCACAAAGCAATACCCATGGGTGCGGGACTCGGTGGCGGTTCTGCCGATGGCGCTTTCATGCTGCAACTGCTCAGCGATCATTTCAAAATCGGATTGACCGATGCTCAACTGGTGGATACCGCCCTGCAGCTTGGCAGCGATTGCCCTTTCTTCATCTACAACACACCGCAGTTTGCCAAAGGCCGTGGTGAGCAGATGACACCCATCAATTTGGATCTGTCGGGCTTTAGCTTATTGCTTATTTGCCCCTCGGTTCACGTATCAACAGGCAAGGCATTCCAGATGATCACACCTCGCCCTGCTCCTTTCGACTTACGGGAACTGGATAAGCTCCCTGTTATTGAATGGAAGGATAACATCACCAACGATTTTGAAGCGCCGATTTTTGAGCAGCACCCCGAACTGGCAGCTATCAAACAACAATTATACACGGGCGGCGCTGTTTATGCCTCTATGAGTGGCAGTGGCAGCACTATCTTTGGTCTGTTTCCTAAAGGGAGGAAGACCGGGATCATTACTTCGCTGGATTACGAAAGCTTTTATGTGGAATAG